Genomic segment of Sphingobium sp. EM0848:
ACACGGTCCGCAAGATGCTGTCGTATTCGGAGCCCCCCGGTTACCGCCGGACGGCGGCGGTGCGGCGGCCCAAGCTGGAAGCGTTCGTTCCGATCATCGATGCATGGCTTGATGGTGACCGTCAGGTTCCGCGCAAGCAGCGTCATACGGCGAAGCGGGTATTTGACCGCCTTCGCGAAGAGCACGGTTTCACCGGCGGCTACACGATCATCAAGGATTACATCCGACAGCGCGAGCAGCGCAGCCGGGAGATGTTCGTGCCGCTGGCGCATGCGCCCGGCCATGCCCAGGCAGATTTTGGTGAGGCCATGGTCGAGATCGGCGGTGTTGTGCAGAAGGCGCATTTCTTCGTGCTCGATCTACCGCACAGCGACGCCTGCTACGTGCGCGCCTATCCCGCTGCCGTTGCCGAGGCATGGATGGACGGCCACGTGCACGCCTTCGCGTTTTTCGGCGCGGTGCCGCTGTCGATCGTCTACGATAACGACCGCTGCCTGGTCTCGAAGATCCTGCCCGACGGCACGAGGCAGCGCGCCCGGCTGTTCAGCGGCTTCCTGTCGCATTACCTGATCCGCGATCGTTACGGCCGTCCCGGCAGGGGGAACGACAAAGGCAGTGTTGAAGGGCTGGTCGGTTATGCTCGCCGCAACTTCATGGTGCCGATCCCCCGGTTCGCGACGTGGGAGGCGTTCAACCTGTGGCTCGAGGAGCAATGCCGCAAGCGTCAGAACGACCGGCTGCGGGGCGAGAGCGAGACGATCGGCGAGAGGCTGAAGCGCGATCTGGCGGCGATGCAGGAACTGCCGGCTGCCCCGTTCGAGGCTTGTGACCAGACCAGCGGCCAGGTCTCGTCGCAGGCGCTGGTGCGTTACCGGACCAATGATTACTCGGTGCCGGTGCGCTTCGGCCATCAGGAGGTATGGATCCGGGGCTATGTCGGCGAGGTGGTGATCGGCTGCCGGGGCGAGGTCATTGCCCGTCATGTGCGCAGCTACGAGCGCGAGGACGTGATCTTCGATCCCATCCATTACCTTCCCCTGATCGAACAGAAGATCAATGCGCTCGATCAGGCAGCGCCCCTGCAAGGCTGGCACCTGCCCGAAGCGTTTGCAACGCTGCGCCGCCTCATGGAAGCTCGTATGGGCAAGCATGGTCGGCGCGAGTATGTGCAGGTGCTGCGTCTGCTGGAGAGCTTCACGCTTGCCGATCTGCATGCGGCCGTAAAGCAGGCTCTCGATATCGGGGCGATCGGCTTTGATGCCGTGAAGCATCTCCTGCTGTGCCGGGTGGAGCGCCGACCACCCCGATTGGACATGGCGATCTATCCCTATCTGCCCAGAGCCAGGGTGGAGACGACATCGGCGCGCTCCTACATGCAGTTGCTCTCGGGCGATGCGAAGGATGCGGCATGAGCAGTCCGTCCCCCGAGCTGTTACTGGCCAGCCACCTCAAGACGCTCAAGCTACCAACCTTCCTGCGCGAGCATGACAAGCTGGCCCGGCGATGCGCGGCCGAGGGCGCAGATCACGTCCGCTACCTTGCCCGGCTTGTCGAACTGGAGCTGATCGACCGGGAACGCCGGATGGTCGAGCGCCGGATCAAGGCTGCGAAGTTCCCGGCCGCCAAGAGCCTCGACAGCTTCGACTTTGCCGCGATCCCCAAGCTCAACAAGATGCAGGTGCTGGAACTGGCACGCTGCGACTGGATCAACCGCCGCGAGAACGTCATAGCCCTTGGTCCCTCGGGAACCGGCAAGACCCATGTGGCGATCGGCCTCGGCCTTGCCGCCTGCCAGAAGGGCCTGACGGTCGGCTTCACCACCGCGTCCGCGCTGGTCAGCGCGATGATGGAGGCACGCGACGAACGCCGCCTTCTGCGCCTCCACAAGCAAATGGCCGGATACAAGCTCCTCATCATCGATGAACTGGGGTTCGTGCCGCTCTCGAAAACCGGCGCGGAACTGCTGTTCGAGCTGATCTCGCAGCGTTACGAGCGCGGCTCGACGCTGATCACCAGCAACTTGCCGTTCGACGAGTGGACCGAAACGTTCGGCTCCGAGCGCCTGACAGGCGCGCTCCTCGACCGGCTTACCCACCACG
This window contains:
- the istA gene encoding IS21 family transposase, with translation MDLYLKVRLACAGGMSQREAAKHFNVSRDTVRKMLSYSEPPGYRRTAAVRRPKLEAFVPIIDAWLDGDRQVPRKQRHTAKRVFDRLREEHGFTGGYTIIKDYIRQREQRSREMFVPLAHAPGHAQADFGEAMVEIGGVVQKAHFFVLDLPHSDACYVRAYPAAVAEAWMDGHVHAFAFFGAVPLSIVYDNDRCLVSKILPDGTRQRARLFSGFLSHYLIRDRYGRPGRGNDKGSVEGLVGYARRNFMVPIPRFATWEAFNLWLEEQCRKRQNDRLRGESETIGERLKRDLAAMQELPAAPFEACDQTSGQVSSQALVRYRTNDYSVPVRFGHQEVWIRGYVGEVVIGCRGEVIARHVRSYEREDVIFDPIHYLPLIEQKINALDQAAPLQGWHLPEAFATLRRLMEARMGKHGRREYVQVLRLLESFTLADLHAAVKQALDIGAIGFDAVKHLLLCRVERRPPRLDMAIYPYLPRARVETTSARSYMQLLSGDAKDAA
- the istB gene encoding IS21-like element helper ATPase IstB; protein product: MSSPSPELLLASHLKTLKLPTFLREHDKLARRCAAEGADHVRYLARLVELELIDRERRMVERRIKAAKFPAAKSLDSFDFAAIPKLNKMQVLELARCDWINRRENVIALGPSGTGKTHVAIGLGLAACQKGLTVGFTTASALVSAMMEARDERRLLRLHKQMAGYKLLIIDELGFVPLSKTGAELLFELISQRYERGSTLITSNLPFDEWTETFGSERLTGALLDRLTHHVSILEMNGESYRLAQSQARKARSNP